The sequence GCCGGGGAAACCACGGGCAAGGTCGCCCTGTTCTCCACCTGCTATGGCAACTTCAATGCCCCTCATCTCGGGGAGGACCTCTACAAGGTGTTTCAGCACAACGGCATCCACATCGAACTGGTGCCGGGCAATCTCTGCTGTGGTATGCCCAAGCTGGAGCTTGGAGATTTGGAATCGGTTCAGACCCTGATGGAGAAGAGCCTGCCAGTGCTGACTGAGATGGTGGATGAAGGGTTCGATATTATTGCCCCGGTGCCCTCCTGTGTGCTGATGTTCAAACAGGAACTTCCCTTGATGTTCCCGGAAGATCACGCCCTGGCAAGGGTACAACGCGCCTTTTTCGATCCCTTTGAGTATCTGGCCCTGCGTCATAAAGCCGGGTTGCTCAACACCGACTTCCCTGCACCTTTGGGGAAGGTCTCCTACCAGGTGGCCTGCCACCAACGAGTGCAGCGCATCGGCATGAAAACCAAAGAGATACTCAGCCTAATCCCCGGCAGCGACGTGACCGCCATCGAGCGCTGCTCCGGTCACGACGGCACCTATGCGGTCAAGGAGGAGACCCACGCCAACGCGGTAAAGATCGCCCGCCCTGTGGTACGAAAGCTGGACCAGTTACAGGGGGATCACCTGGTGAGCGACTGCCCCATGGCCGCCACCCACCTGGCCAATCTGGCCGAAGGCGAGGCGCTCCCTACCCACCCCATCACCCTGCTGAGGCAGGCCTACGGACTATAGGAGTTCCCATGAGCAAGCTGACCCGACACCAGCTCTGGTCCCTGGAGGAGTACGCCGAGCAGCGCCCGGCCTTTCGCCACCAGGTGATGGAACATAAAAGATTTCGGCAACTGATGCTGGGAGACCACCTTAGGCTGACCTTTGAAGACGAGATGACCGTCCGCTACCAGGTGCAGGAGATGCTGCGCATCGAACGCATCTTCGAGGGACCGGCCATTCAGGAGGAACTGGACGCCTACAACCCGCTGATCCCCGACGGCACCAACCTCAAAGCCACCATGATGCTGGAGTACCCCAATGCCACCGAGCGGCGACAGCGCCTGGCTCAGTTGGCCGGTATTGAGCACAAGATATGGCTGCAGGTTGGTGAGAACTGGTGCTGCTATGCCATCGCCGATGAAGACCTGGACCGCAGCGACGAACATAAGACCTCCAGTGTCCACTTCCTGCGCTTCGAACTGTCACCGGAGGCGATACTGGAGCTCAAACAGGGCGCCGCTCTGGTGATCGGGGTTGACCACCCTCAGATGGACACCGGCCCCATCCCGGTTCCAGACTCGGTTCGGGATGCCCTGGCAGAGGATCTGTCCATTACCTACGCCAGCTGATCCCGGCTGACCAGCCACTGCCTGACCATCAGCGTCGCCAGGTGGAGAGGCTCCAGCGCCAGGGCCCGGTGGGGATGACGCACCGAAGTGAGAGCCAGACGCAGTGACGGGGTAACCTCCTCCCAGGACAAATCCCGTTCTGTTGGCCAGATGGCCCACAGTTTCTGAGGCCGCTGAGTCAGCGTCAGCTCCCGCTCTTCACCGCGGCTGAGAGCCAACAGGGTCTGCCAAATAGCCTCCACGGGATAGGCGCTGGCCACCAGAGTCAGCCCCGGATTCAGCTGCCAGGGCACAGGACCACCATGCTCCAGCCAAAGGGCGCACTCCTCGGCGGTGACCGGCTTCTGCCGGTGAGCGTAGTAAGCCTTGTGAATCCCCCACTCCCAGCGCATCAAGGCGCTTAAGAAGGGAAAATCTCGCCACAAGCCGCTGGCTCTGGACTGAGCCTGCAA is a genomic window of Ferrimonas sp. YFM containing:
- a CDS encoding heterodisulfide reductase-related iron-sulfur binding cluster, producing MAHREGSLEAPTRHPLEWRKPEFYDRDALNQELERVFDVCHGCRRCVSLCHSFPTLFDLVDESDTMEVDGVDKADYAQVVDHCYLCDLCYLTKCPYVPPHEWNIDFPHLMLRAKAVKFHESGARFRDKLLTSTTTVGRLASLPGVNSVVNALNDTASFRNQLESTLGVHHQAPLPKYHSKTIRHRTRPLQEVLEPVPAGETTGKVALFSTCYGNFNAPHLGEDLYKVFQHNGIHIELVPGNLCCGMPKLELGDLESVQTLMEKSLPVLTEMVDEGFDIIAPVPSCVLMFKQELPLMFPEDHALARVQRAFFDPFEYLALRHKAGLLNTDFPAPLGKVSYQVACHQRVQRIGMKTKEILSLIPGSDVTAIERCSGHDGTYAVKEETHANAVKIARPVVRKLDQLQGDHLVSDCPMAATHLANLAEGEALPTHPITLLRQAYGL
- a CDS encoding putative DNA-binding domain-containing protein, with translation MKGVRDPLNFYQHHGSGGFKVTLSPLEDALAVYRQNRDGAAISAVRKSFPATEQLLGESLFLAMIREFALQWQPEESLDWAGASLLPWLQAQSRASGLWRDFPFLSALMRWEWGIHKAYYAHRQKPVTAEECALWLEHGGPVPWQLNPGLTLVASAYPVEAIWQTLLALSRGEERELTLTQRPQKLWAIWPTERDLSWEEVTPSLRLALTSVRHPHRALALEPLHLATLMVRQWLVSRDQLA
- a CDS encoding DUF3501 family protein — translated: MSKLTRHQLWSLEEYAEQRPAFRHQVMEHKRFRQLMLGDHLRLTFEDEMTVRYQVQEMLRIERIFEGPAIQEELDAYNPLIPDGTNLKATMMLEYPNATERRQRLAQLAGIEHKIWLQVGENWCCYAIADEDLDRSDEHKTSSVHFLRFELSPEAILELKQGAALVIGVDHPQMDTGPIPVPDSVRDALAEDLSITYAS